DNA from Nymphaea colorata isolate Beijing-Zhang1983 chromosome 4, ASM883128v2, whole genome shotgun sequence:
GAATGTAAGCAAAAAGCACTGTTTTTGTTGTCTCAACAGCGCTAATTCCCTTCTTTGGATGTAAGTAGTTCTTTCTGTTTTGTACATGTCATTTGCTTTATGAACAAAAGTTAGAGAGGGTGCACGCATCGAAAATGTCATAAAATACATGCACAcctgaaaattttaattgtacAAAGCATATCATTAAAATGACATAAGTAATCTATAAAGTCTAACTGCCATGTATCTATCAATGTGATTCGTGCAATGATATTGTATAGGTCATCCCAAAATTGTTTCTTTAGCCAAGTGTACCAGCTTGTGAATCATGATATCGAAAAAGACAAGTGGAAGAATCTTCTTAAGTTGGCAAACTATACCATTAAGGTTCTCATCTAAATGCTGAAAGTCAAGTTTTCATTCGATACTTTGGAATATAAATTCTTGGAAAACTTACAAAGCTTAACTAATGCCAAACATACATTATTTGGTATAGGCCTTTGAACAGCTAATGAATTAATATAGTGCATTACTATTGAGaaccaatattttctttttttttttcaaatgcacacAACTTAAAATATTTGATGCAAAACCATTAGTagtgtttatattttttaacactttacaaatattttttccCATTCCTTATCATTGAAAAGCAAGCATGTGGTATGCATGTTTTATTGAAACTTAGAATCTTGATTGGATGAAATGTGGATCTAATATTctaatttttctaatttaatgTAGCATCGTAAGAGTCTTTGGTTTTCCCTTCTATGTTCAAGAATATGTGCATAATATTATTGCCAatattctttttaatatatattacGTTAAAGTTGTATTTTAGCATATTATACCACCAACATGGAAAATCGAAAcatatacttttcttttttaatttaataacaATCTTAGTTTGTTCatgattaacaaattttcataaatatattcgTAATACATAATTGACACTGTGAGAAGCAGTTATTGAAGCATATGatagttcaaaattttcatcaaatactTAGTTTTCAATTAAAACACATGATCAATTGACAAAAATATGTGATGAACCATATAACAAACTTTTCTTCTATTCTTAAAAATTGAGTGGCTCTTAGTTTGACAATGACGGCAGGTAAGTTCATTCTTAGTACTTCACCTTGATAAGGTAGTGTACATGCTAAttgaatgtttcttttttcgAGATATAATAAGTGTTCATTTCAACCGTACAATTCTTGTAACTCATCGATGAAAGGAAGTAAATATGCATCTATGTCATTTCTAGACTAGATGGattaaaaatcaacaaaattaaTATTATAGTGGGTCGTCTCATAACCATCCATATGATACAAAATGAAAACCACTGTCCGTGTGTTGTGACTCATATTAATTGTTTTGAATAGATTGAAACCATCAAATATTAAACATTATGAAAACTGGGTACTATTTTTACTGTCATCAAACTCAATTAGACGCATTCTAAAAGAATTTGCTGAAAGAATTTTGGACTATGTTGCTGTAATATCTACAGATTCAATAATTACCAGGATCCCCTTCCAACTTTTCAAAATTGGTCTCACCACTTCCAATTTGGGTCCTATTTGTCACCATATCATAGCCCGATAACTGTTTACGTCAAAATGTTCATCCTTTCGCTTTCTCCACTTGATGAATTTTGGTATAGTGAAtgctaatgacatacaatttttgtAAAGTGAGTACTAACGACATATAATTACAATTAGTCTTGACATTTCAAGAAAGTCCTAACCTTTCAAAAGAATCTTGACATTTCCATCattttggtatggtgagtactaatgtcatttttttgtacagtgagtactaatgacatctTTTTGATATAATGAGTACTAATGGCACTTTTCATGAACTATTTTAATTCACTAGTAAGCATTTTCTTCTAAAACCAGTCACAAATGGATCTTGGTCCGAACCCAATTCAGATCTTTGTGGATCCAAAGCGAAGTCGGTCCAACCCTCCAACACCTTAGTGGTGatctataaaaataaatgcTATACAGTGCTCTGATCTGGCATGCATGTGAAAAGTTAGTCTAAATAAATTTAAAGGCCAAGAACTCTTCATGAGATTTGGCCCTTTCTTCTTAAATAACGATGCGTAGAACCTACACTGGCTGCCCATGTTTTGCAAGTAAACATAAACTAAAGCACATTAACTTTAAATAGGAGACGTACAACCAGATTTGTTTCGGGCAGCTGGAAGCAGAACATATAAAAACTGGAGGCTGAGAAACAAACCATGCTGGAGTAAGGTAGGGGAGAATGCACATGTTTACATAGACACAAAATAGGTTTAAAAGAAAGTATACCGGTTCCTGCCAGGGTGAATGGAAGAAGGAGATGGTTGATCTCCTCAGCCAACAGCCATTGTCAATGAGCACAGGTGCCAAAGGCAGAGCCGAGAAAATTCTGACTAAGGAGTACTggttatatatcaaattttaaatttcaaaggGGAGTTAATATGCAAATGAGAAATATTATCCTGAAGCATAAAAAACATGTACCTGCAAATGATGTGCATGGAGAGGTGGAAGCAGTGGCATAACCTAACGACATATGTGCAGATGTAGGTTGTTACCCACACCAGCCctgcaaaaaattattttatttcatattaatgtctttaatattttgtttatttacgTGTATAAATACCCTTAAAGACAAGAGAGCTTTCAAATTAGTCCGCTACAGACAAAATGCCAGCCTATGCCATTGCATAAGGGACTCTGCATGGAGGTGGAGAAGCTTTTGTGCCTGGAAGATCTTGAAGCGACTATGCAGGGTAGAagaaacatggtagagtttctttttttctcatacaCAGGGGCGAGCTAAGAATTTTCATTAAAGGAAAataactatagttttaaaattttgatgggggctaaaacataatttttcaaaaaatttatatatggtaaacaaaattttttaaaaattaaaaaaaaaaattgaaagaggaGGGGTCGGGGAGGGGGGCgcatggcccctgccagccccTTTGGCTCCGCCGTCGCTCATGCACACATAAAAACGACAATGAGGGGGCATATGCGTCATTCTACTTTGaaattctatcttttttttttggtttggtcGATCAGAGGCCAAAGATCTCCTTCTTGGTTGAAGAACAATTAACCTGATTGCCTCTTTGCTTTCTTCGAATTTAATAGCAAAATTCAATGCCAAGGGAGCAACGTCATTACCCAACCCCTGCTTGACCCGATATTCATGTTTGTTCCATCACAGAAACTTTTCATTGCTTTACTCAGTCACGTTTGCATCCTATTAATGCAGCCAAGTTTTTCCGTGGTCAAAAAATGAGCGGCAGAAACTGTTGGGTTTTCTGCAGCGAATGACAGGTGTGAGCCTTTCAACCTCCTCAGTAAGATTACTAGAGGAGTCTCCAGATTTGTTATGCACCGAACAGCATAAGTTCTCCAGCGATGCAGCAAAGACCAGCAGcaaacaataaaagagaaagagcacAGACGATgtagagaagaaagagaaagagaatggtGAGTTTACAGGTTTGCTTCAATGAGTTTAAAACCAAGATAATCAAACGATCAACCCTAAACTAAAGGAGCTGTGCTATTTTAGAGCCAGCCACATAGGATTCCCtgcaagagaaagaaatcagaaaactgttttataaatcaaatatatttgataaaaaatttatttagtttGAAAGTTCACAAACTTTATCTTGTAACTGCGAGTGGCCCCCTTCACAGTTACAAGTGGGAAAGGAtagggctcatggccactatccaGTGGAAACTGCATTTACTAGGTACTTTGAAATACAACAGGCACAGAGGAAATGATGAAGAAGCACCGTCATTTTCCTCTTTGAAGAATTGTTGCTATGGAAACAACGTGCTTTCCATtcttcacattcaattcaattgtaGCATTATTTGGTATTTGCAGCGATGGGCCATACATAAGTACCTCTCAGTAAGTCCTTGAGTATTATGACCTACTCTTCTAATTCACAAGTGAAGAAACAGTTACGAAACTGTTCATGTCAtcataaataagtaaaaaataccGCCTTCTTTTTCCATTAGCTGAATGAATGATTagattcttttcatttcatcatcTTTACACTGCAGAAAAAGTagcagagaaagaaaaatagaagagcaTTCACCTGAGAAGGACCAGAGGGAAACTAGAAAGGAAAATTGCTAATGAATTATTTGGCAATAAGGATAGATAAAATTAATATCAGATCTTAGCACCCATTGCTGGATTACAAAaggaataagaaacaaagaaacaaaatgttcgATCTTTGGTTTGGTATCACAGAAAAGCCAAGTTTCAGAAAACATCAACTAAAGGACAACGAGAGAAACATGAGGTCGCTGTAACGGAAGCGCCTATTCCTATTCCAAACGCATTTATTTTCCTCTTGGTTTCTCCTTTTCGTAGCTGTAAAGGCCACAGTATTTGGTATCTGTTGCCAGTCAGATTTACCTCTGTAGAATGCATCAAGAAGACTGAACTGTTGGTTGCAGAATTCACAGGGATGGAACCAGGGGATCATCAGGGGGGCAGTCCTCATTAACCTTGCTGGTCTCAGGCCTTGGGCTGCTCCCTGCACTGCTGCAGGACAGTGTTCCGAATGCTGTCTTCTGCAGAACACCAGTTGGGGATGACTGTAGCGGCGAATTTGCATCCCATCCTCGTGCTATGAGGTTGAGAGCAGAGGAATTCTTCGCTTCCATGGAGGAGTTGGTTGTGACGTTCGTGGAATTCAATGCCTCCGCAAGAGGACCCCCAAATGGCGTCTCCCACGACCTTGGCACCCAGTAAGTCTGTTTTGGGGATGAACAGTTTGCATCTCCCACACTTAGTCCCATCTGAATTGGGTGCACTTCACGCGCAAATTTCAATGGTAAGAGCGCAAGTTGCTCTGGCATTGGCGATGACAAGGACGATGAAGAAGAACCCAAGGTGGCAGCAGGCATAGAGGTGGCGAGTGAAGTTGCTTCTTCTTGGACATCATCGATCTTAGGCCTGCCATGGGTGGAAGGACGGAAAAACTGAGCATGTTCAGGTGCTCTTGTCTTCAGGTGCTGACGAAGGCCAAAGTTCCTGCTCTGCAAGTATGAGTTGCTCTGCGCATTATACAGCAGATTGAAGCCGTTCTTCATTCTAGAGGAATGCTGGTATAGAAATTGCTGCTTTTCTGCTGAGAGCGATCCACTCTCGAGATTTGCAGAACAAGGAAAAGAACTGCTATTCAGATTAGGCATTGGATCACAAGGATTGGACTTGGTAATCGAGAACATGCGAGCACTGTataaagaagaaatcaagaagagaaaaaaaagttaaaaacacaATACCAATTACCAACCACTAAACAGAAAGATACTAAAGGAAAATCAGATAGacttaaaataaaaagagcAAATGTTTAGGCCAGCATATCACAATTAAGTCCATCTGCGACCAACTTCAGTGTGTAATGAGTTGAAATCTTTGCACAACCAACCAATCAAAACATTCAGATAGATTCTCTCCTCTGTCCTCACATGGAGAAATCCACAAGCATACGCAATGTGTATTAGAAAGCAAAAGATCCTTTGTGAAAAGATAGGGCCAACAGTCAGGCCATCATGATTTCCCCTGCAAGGAGTGGCttctagaaaaggaaaaaattcaaGGGATAAAGGGTGTCCGATGGATAAGGGAGCATGCGAGAATTGTGACATAGGCTTTAACAGCAAACCTGCTGAAATTGGCAGCAGCGGAGGTGGGGTCAGCGGAGGTATTGGAGGACTTGACTTGTGGTTGCTTCATGGATAGAGAGTCTGAAGCCGGTGACGGAGACGGGGAACTAGCAGAAGGGAACGCCATGCGGGCAGAGGCAGCACCCTTTCCGCTAGAGGTATTACCAGTTTGGCCTTCCACAGTCTTTCTTGAACTTCTGTGGCGGCCTCTGCTCAGATGACGCTCACAGTACCTCTGATCGGTGACAGCTTCCCGAGCACATCGCCATTTCTTCCCGTCTGTTCGCCGGCACCGGCCTGGTTCTGCATCTCCGTTGCCGGAAACTGGAAGATGAACCGATCCCCAACTCACTGTTCACTCAGAAACAGACCAAACAGAGcaaggacaaaagagaaaacatttacAATCAAATTATACCAGACAAAGGAAGAATAAGGCCCAAGATCCGAAGGCAACACAAGGAAGTAAATGTAATGAAAGAGAACCAAAAAGATCAGAAAAAACATTGCACCTCCAGCAAAACAAAAGCCAACCTAAGTTACTCACCGTTATCGGGTGCCAACGAAGCAGAAGAATTAGCAGAAGGTGGAGAAGGACCCAAGTTTTTCCTGATGGTTAAGAGCAAATTTGGGGGGACTGGTGCCCCTGCAGCCATGTAGTTGAATATTAAGACCTGATGCTCGAGTTCCAACAATTGAGTGGCAGCAAAGGGTCCTCCAAATCTTACTGGAATTCCTTGTATATTTCGATTCAAACTTGATGAACTCAAACCTTCAATAAATTCCAAAAAGGATAATATAAACGATTTAACAACCAATGTCTAGCTTTAGGAAATAGAAAGAAGTGAAGAAACCAAGTGCGCGCTAATTGCACAGGGAGGTCACGTAATGGAGAACTCATCTTGCGACTGAATATCCAAAGCCAACTCAGTGTTCACTTTCTCATTATCTCATTGTGTCCTATGTCATTTCCTCCCATGAATGTTTTGGTTGGAAAAACGGAGGAAAAAAAAGCATGCACGAAATTACTGTCCAACCAAGGACTCCATTTCTAAGAAAAGATTAAAGCGACAACCATCAATAAAAAGACTTCACAACTgatgaaaaggggaaaatagaaaataagagCAGCGGAAAGACTTTCCCAGGAAGATTAAATCTTTTCTTCATCGCAGAAACCATATAGAAAGGAAACGAGGGAAACGTAAGATTTCCTGTCTTCGCTTCACGAAAATCCCAGATCAGAAAAAACAAAGCCCCATTAAGAGAAGGAatcagaggaaaaaaaccaGCTTTTTCCTGTTGGCAAACGGTATGCAGCATATAATTTATGGCAGGATCATTTATTTTCAGCATTAGCAGCATTGTACCTGCCACTCTGGTATGAAGAGActgaaaagaaggaaatgctGTAGTCTGCACAGAGTCAGGGATGTTAAGCAAGCCATCGAGTTCAGGAAGAGAAGAGACGCCAAGAAACCCTTGTGGGAATGAGTTAGATGCGGAAGGAGTATCCCTTGTTTGGGACGGCATTGGCTTTGACCGCAGAAGCTCATCTGTCTTCAGCATTTTGATGCTATTAAAACCAGTGGCCGGGAGGTCATTGGAGTAAACATCAAGAGACTCAGAAGCCCTCCCTCGTTTCATCAACTCCCCATCAAATCCGTAGGCCTTCTGGTCAGGAAGCCCGTCATCTGAGGCACCAATGGAGCCGGCACCCTCCAAACTCATATCGAACAGCATCACTACAATGCCACGCTAAAAGAACACAAGCAGTGCATTAATACAGTCATGGCTATGGGTGGTGATATTGGGAACAGATGTAGCAGTATCAAGAGCCCGTCTCTCAGAAGCACAAGAAGCTTTTAAAAAccaggactctctctctcccctcctctctctctctcgtttacCTACTGCTCGGGTTATAAACTTGAGAATGGAAATAACGTATGCAATAGCGATTCCGAGGGAAAATGTTGGGGAAATAGGCGAAGAGAAAACTACAGAAGCAGACTGCTGCTCATTTTATGAACTTGAGAATGGAAATAACATGTGCAATAGCGTTTCCGAAGGAAGATGTTGAGGGAAATAGGTGACAAGAAAACTACAGAAGCAGACAATTATATTCTCCCTTCCCTCCTTTTAATGAGTTAAGAAAGGAAGTAATAGATGTAATTGTCTACGATAGGATAGAAAATTACGAGAGGTTAAGCACAAACTGGGCAACCTCATTCTTATGTAATGTCTTGCTCTCTCTATCCGTTCTTTCTCTATCATTGTTAGATGCTTTCTCATAGCTTTAGTGTATAAATAGAAAGTTTTGAAGGTGTTGACAAAGGAATTGAATGTAGAGCAAAGCGTTACCCGTTTACTTTTTTCGGCATTCTTTTcaactttaattttttagaataagAACAAAACTAGCTCAAACTTTTTCAAGTGAAAAATTATTAACCTCTCTTTAGAGAAAAACATCAAATATTCTAATTAATaaacttaatttctttttcctataGGGCGACTTATGTGTTGTGGGGAGGTGTGAAAGGAATCTCCCCTCCTATTACATGCAGCCCCATAACATATAACGGCTTTCCCTATGAATCCATTGATATTCCtttcatcttaaattttttgaataacaacaaaaaaaggttCACCATTTTTAGGGAAAATTTTATTGGCATCAAATATTCTAATTAACAAATTTAATTGCCTTTTTTTAGGAATATA
Protein-coding regions in this window:
- the LOC116252335 gene encoding growth-regulating factor 6-like; the encoded protein is MLFDMSLEGAGSIGASDDGLPDQKAYGFDGELMKRGRASESLDVYSNDLPATGFNSIKMLKTDELLRSKPMPSQTRDTPSASNSFPQGFLGVSSLPELDGLLNIPDSVQTTAFPSFQSLHTRVAGLSSSSLNRNIQGIPVRFGGPFAATQLLELEHQVLIFNYMAAGAPVPPNLLLTIRKNLGPSPPSANSSASLAPDNVSWGSVHLPVSGNGDAEPGRCRRTDGKKWRCAREAVTDQRYCERHLSRGRHRSSRKTVEGQTGNTSSGKGAASARMAFPSASSPSPSPASDSLSMKQPQVKSSNTSADPTSAAANFSSARMFSITKSNPCDPMPNLNSSSFPCSANLESGSLSAEKQQFLYQHSSRMKNGFNLLYNAQSNSYLQSRNFGLRQHLKTRAPEHAQFFRPSTHGRPKIDDVQEEATSLATSMPAATLGSSSSSLSSPMPEQLALLPLKFAREVHPIQMGLSVGDANCSSPKQTYWVPRSWETPFGGPLAEALNSTNVTTNSSMEAKNSSALNLIARGWDANSPLQSSPTGVLQKTAFGTLSCSSAGSSPRPETSKVNEDCPPDDPLVPSL